Proteins co-encoded in one Ictalurus furcatus strain D&B chromosome 9, Billie_1.0, whole genome shotgun sequence genomic window:
- the LOC128613050 gene encoding dyslexia-associated protein KIAA0319-like, whose protein sequence is MVKPHDIVTLNGIESKKDHEIVQFQWMQVSGSPTAVIVKTTFNDEVRVSNLSAGVYKFRLTVTGDAGQSDSAEVTVLVLTPEQSHRLWKQPGATGHKAGYTVDGVPIHPSQGTITYTFTLPLIHYKHFGMPISLPCMSLDWGMKPEYLEETPTARGEHANSAHTGPRREYNPQT, encoded by the exons ATGGTGAAGCCTCATGACATTGTGACGCTCAATGGCATTGAGAGCAAGAAAGACCATGAAATTGTTCAATTCCAGTGGATGCAGGTGTCTGGAAGTCCCACAGCTGTCATAGTG AAAACCACTTTTAACGATGAAGTGAGGGTGTCCAACCTGTCTGCTGGAGTGTATAAGTTCAGGCTGACTGTCACAGGCGATGCTGGCCAGTCTGACTCAGCAGAGGTCACTGTCTTGGTCCTCACACCTGAGCAGTCACACC GGTTGTGGAAGCAACCTGGAGCAACcgggcacaaggctgggtacactgtggatggggtgccaatccatccatcgcagggcacaatcacatacacattcacactcccACTTATACACTACAAACACTttggaatgccaatcagcctaccatgcatgtctttggactgggggatgaaaccggagtacctggaggaaacccccacagcacggggagagcatgcaaactctgcacatacaGGGCCACGGCGAGAATATAACCCCCAAACCtga